The following coding sequences are from one Psychrobacter sp. AH5 window:
- a CDS encoding peroxiredoxin produces the protein MAHLRLGDDAPNFDANTTDGEINFYDWAGDNWVVFFSHPADFTPVCTTELGRAAALNGEFQKRGVKPICISVDGIDDHHAWAKDIGETQGTPLNFPIIADPNKKVAELYDMMHPNADSTHTVRSVFIIDPNKKIRLTLTYPASCGRNFDEIIRVIDAMQLSDEYNVATPVDWKEGDDVIIPPSVKNEDIPANYPKGHTEIKPYLRTTPAPNK, from the coding sequence ATGGCACATTTACGTTTAGGCGATGACGCCCCAAATTTTGATGCAAACACTACTGATGGCGAGATTAATTTTTATGATTGGGCTGGCGACAACTGGGTAGTATTTTTCTCACATCCTGCGGACTTTACCCCAGTCTGTACTACTGAGCTTGGCCGTGCAGCGGCCTTAAATGGCGAGTTCCAAAAGCGCGGTGTTAAGCCGATTTGTATCTCTGTCGACGGTATTGATGATCATCACGCTTGGGCAAAAGATATTGGCGAGACTCAAGGAACCCCGCTTAATTTCCCAATTATCGCTGATCCTAACAAAAAAGTTGCTGAGCTGTACGACATGATGCATCCGAATGCTGATAGTACTCATACCGTACGCAGCGTGTTCATTATTGATCCTAATAAAAAAATCCGTCTAACGCTCACTTATCCTGCTAGCTGTGGCCGTAATTTTGATGAGATCATCCGCGTTATTGACGCTATGCAATTGTCTGATGAGTATAACGTAGCCACCCCTGTTGATTGGAAAGAGGGCGATGACGTTATTATTCCACCAAGCGTGAAAAATGAAGATATTCCTGCTAACTATCCAAAAGGTCATACAGAAATCAAACCATACTTACGTACTACGCCTGCTCCAAATAAATAA
- a CDS encoding UDP-2,3-diacylglucosamine diphosphatase, with translation MQSFEYLMTTRPHEVRQILISDLHLSLDEPALVQAFLALLDDCLALPSLKRLFILGDWFEVWLGDDFYLSLDDEARAAHLLTPMITKLKQLRVQGCEILVMHGNRDFLLDRSFLNLFGGELIAEPYPITVGQQDFRLEHGDALCSDDKKYQIFRKVMRHRLMKWYLLNKSLEKRQAIADNIRAKSQQNNSKKAAYIMDVNEHSVNKAIYHFDALLHGHTHRPDTHCSNEGKTRYVLGDWRIIDKDTRKPKVSAVIGVITAEPLDGNLNNDPLDHSSAEFDLFEFRYLVR, from the coding sequence ATGCAAAGTTTTGAGTATCTAATGACCACGCGCCCTCACGAAGTGCGGCAAATACTAATTAGCGATTTGCATTTATCGCTCGATGAGCCTGCCCTTGTGCAGGCTTTTTTGGCGCTATTGGATGATTGTCTGGCGCTGCCGAGCCTTAAGCGCTTATTTATCTTGGGCGACTGGTTTGAGGTTTGGCTTGGCGATGATTTTTATTTATCACTTGATGACGAGGCACGCGCAGCGCATTTGCTGACACCGATGATCACTAAATTAAAACAGCTGCGAGTACAAGGCTGTGAGATTTTGGTCATGCATGGTAATCGTGATTTTTTATTAGATCGAAGTTTTTTGAATTTGTTTGGTGGCGAGCTGATTGCTGAGCCTTACCCTATCACAGTCGGTCAGCAGGATTTTCGCTTAGAGCACGGTGACGCTTTATGTAGTGACGATAAAAAGTATCAAATCTTTCGCAAAGTGATGCGCCATCGTCTAATGAAGTGGTATTTATTGAATAAATCGTTAGAGAAGCGTCAAGCTATCGCTGACAATATCCGCGCAAAAAGTCAGCAAAATAATAGCAAAAAAGCCGCTTATATTATGGATGTTAATGAGCATTCAGTGAATAAAGCCATCTATCATTTTGACGCGTTGCTGCATGGCCACACCCATCGTCCGGATACTCATTGTAGTAATGAGGGCAAAACGCGTTACGTGTTAGGTGATTGGCGCATTATTGATAAAGACACGCGTAAGCCAAAGGTTAGCGCGGTGATTGGGGTTATTACAGCAGAGCCATTAGACGGTAATTTGAATAATGACCCTTTAGACCACAGCAGTGCCGAGTTTGATTTGTTTGAGTTTCGGTATTTGGTCAGGTGA
- a CDS encoding peptidylprolyl isomerase, whose translation MSNMPVVELDTSMGNITIELNEEKAPKTVENFLNYVKSGHYEGTIFHRIIDGFMIQGGGMDAEMNEKGTNTPIENEADNGLKNEKGTIAMARTQDPHSATSQFFINVKDNDFLNHTGKNMQGWGYTVFGKVTSGMDVIEEMRSVPTGRFGMHADVPKTPVVINSAKIVSE comes from the coding sequence ATGAGCAACATGCCAGTAGTAGAGCTAGACACTTCAATGGGTAACATCACCATCGAGCTTAACGAAGAAAAAGCACCAAAAACGGTAGAGAACTTCTTAAACTATGTCAAATCGGGTCATTATGAAGGCACGATCTTCCATCGTATTATTGATGGTTTTATGATTCAAGGCGGCGGTATGGATGCCGAGATGAATGAGAAAGGTACTAATACGCCGATCGAAAACGAAGCAGATAACGGCCTAAAAAATGAGAAAGGCACTATCGCTATGGCGCGTACCCAAGACCCGCATTCAGCGACTAGCCAATTCTTTATTAACGTCAAAGACAACGACTTCTTAAACCACACGGGCAAAAACATGCAAGGTTGGGGTTATACTGTTTTTGGTAAAGTCACCAGCGGTATGGACGTCATCGAAGAGATGCGCAGCGTACCAACTGGCCGCTTTGGTATGCACGCTGATGTGCCAAAGACTCCTGTGGTTATTAATTCAGCCAAAATTGTTTCTGAGTAA
- a CDS encoding META domain-containing protein — translation MLTNKLNIPSLFWPSMLAVALALTACSDNSTSSDSDSKTTTTDNSAAQQSSNNEEGARNKGADSMEEESALLEPKSVEQERIDTLSNYRWILSKASDSKNQPVSALNEIKEQVTLNFNQQGNNSLNYSVGCNIMSANFQLRGDTLSTEDSMSTKMSCGELDAAENLLNQLIQGDSQLKLIINENSDELPTLTQVTNEGSTLTWRGKLTAQAKYNSKGETIFWGVAADSKPCQDNQSQLCLQVKPVSYDDSGIKTSTGDYVEFAGTIDGYEHDGKHNEVLRLQRYKTNHDTVLVDNIDSNYAYVLDTVIEKEVVN, via the coding sequence ATGCTAACTAATAAGTTAAATATACCCTCATTATTCTGGCCTAGTATGCTGGCTGTAGCCTTGGCATTAACTGCTTGTAGCGACAACTCGACTAGTAGTGATAGTGATTCTAAAACTACTACCACTGATAATAGCGCCGCTCAACAATCTAGTAATAACGAAGAGGGCGCAAGGAATAAGGGTGCCGATAGTATGGAAGAAGAGTCGGCGCTGCTAGAGCCCAAAAGTGTAGAGCAAGAGAGGATTGATACGCTTAGCAACTACCGCTGGATATTAAGTAAGGCAAGCGATAGTAAAAATCAGCCAGTGAGCGCCCTTAATGAGATTAAGGAGCAAGTGACTCTCAATTTTAATCAACAAGGCAATAACAGCCTTAATTATAGCGTTGGCTGTAATATTATGAGCGCCAATTTTCAGCTACGAGGCGATACGCTGAGCACTGAGGATAGCATGAGTACTAAGATGTCGTGCGGCGAGCTCGATGCCGCTGAAAACTTATTAAATCAGCTCATTCAAGGGGATAGCCAGCTAAAGCTAATTATTAACGAAAATAGCGATGAGCTGCCGACACTGACACAAGTGACCAATGAGGGCAGTACTTTGACTTGGAGGGGTAAGCTTACCGCTCAAGCGAAGTATAACAGCAAAGGCGAAACTATATTTTGGGGAGTAGCTGCCGACTCCAAGCCTTGTCAAGATAACCAGTCGCAACTGTGTTTACAAGTAAAGCCGGTCAGCTATGATGATTCAGGTATCAAAACCAGCACAGGAGACTATGTAGAATTTGCAGGGACTATTGATGGTTATGAGCATGATGGCAAGCACAACGAAGTGCTACGTTTGCAGCGTTACAAAACCAACCATGACACGGTGCTAGTGGATAACATCGATTCAAACTACGCTTATGTATTAGATACCGTTATCGAAAAAGAAGTGGTTAACTAG
- a CDS encoding glutathione S-transferase family protein — protein sequence MKKLYLTRTAPNPRKAIILLASKGIDIDDMDDLDVVDIDFVGNEQMSEAFTKMNPMQTVPVLTLGDGTVLNDSQAVCEYLDRVYGERSVMGNDVVQRAQVCAMRRIAEFEVLYNLMLAFQHSHPSKAHRVEQVPEFVAPSIARAIKALPYFEKALTGRDYLVTDHLTFADIVLYLGLDFGKALKVNPLEHGENLARFYKHMHERFSIKALAKSESNPSNKY from the coding sequence ATGAAAAAATTATACCTCACCCGCACAGCTCCCAATCCACGTAAAGCTATCATTTTATTGGCTTCAAAAGGTATCGATATTGATGATATGGATGATTTGGATGTCGTAGATATCGACTTTGTTGGTAATGAGCAAATGTCAGAGGCTTTTACTAAGATGAATCCTATGCAGACGGTGCCGGTGCTGACTCTAGGCGACGGTACAGTTCTCAATGACTCACAAGCGGTATGCGAGTATTTGGATAGGGTTTATGGCGAGCGTTCAGTGATGGGTAATGATGTGGTTCAGCGCGCTCAGGTCTGTGCTATGCGCCGTATCGCTGAGTTTGAGGTTTTATATAATCTGATGCTAGCTTTTCAGCACAGCCACCCCTCAAAAGCGCATCGTGTGGAGCAAGTTCCAGAGTTTGTGGCCCCTTCTATAGCTCGCGCTATCAAGGCTTTGCCTTACTTTGAGAAGGCATTGACAGGGCGCGACTATTTAGTGACTGACCATCTTACCTTCGCCGACATCGTGCTGTATCTAGGATTGGATTTTGGTAAAGCGCTTAAGGTCAATCCACTGGAGCACGGCGAAAACCTAGCCCGTTTTTATAAGCATATGCATGAGCGCTTTAGCATAAAAGCATTGGCAAAATCTGAATCTAACCCATCAAACAAATACTGA
- the orn gene encoding oligoribonuclease, giving the protein MSIDDHPNKIKIKNQGKKGLVWIDLEMTGLDTLNDEIIEIATVVTDEDLNVLAEGPVFAIKISDQRLNQMDDWNTKQHGQSGLVDRVRRSKVTLAEAEAETIKFLNKWVDSGKSPMCGNSICQDRRFLARQMPELERFFHYRNLDVSSIKELCFRWRPDILKNFEKGGSHLALDDIRDSIRELKHYRQHFFKLMD; this is encoded by the coding sequence ATGAGTATTGACGACCACCCCAATAAAATCAAGATTAAAAATCAAGGCAAAAAAGGGTTGGTATGGATAGATCTTGAGATGACCGGACTCGATACGCTCAATGACGAGATTATCGAGATTGCCACCGTAGTCACTGATGAGGATTTGAATGTCTTGGCTGAAGGGCCAGTGTTTGCCATTAAAATCTCCGATCAAAGACTCAATCAGATGGATGACTGGAATACCAAACAGCATGGTCAATCAGGACTGGTCGATCGGGTGCGCCGTAGTAAAGTGACTTTGGCAGAGGCGGAGGCGGAAACCATTAAGTTTTTGAATAAGTGGGTCGATAGCGGCAAGTCGCCGATGTGCGGTAACTCCATCTGTCAGGACAGACGCTTTTTGGCACGGCAAATGCCAGAGCTGGAGCGTTTTTTTCATTATCGTAACTTAGATGTCTCCTCAATCAAAGAGCTGTGCTTTCGCTGGCGTCCCGATATTCTCAAGAACTTTGAAAAGGGCGGTAGTCATTTAGCTTTAGACGATATTCGCGATTCTATCCGCGAATTAAAGCATTATCGTCAGCATTTCTTTAAATTGATGGATTAA
- a CDS encoding FxsA family protein, with amino-acid sequence MGQIVGIAIVWFIIEMLVWYLIAQFTSGWLVFMWFIIAAVIGISLIRKGMVALNPMAQQMKAGGMMNPAMRPQESTMLKSVAMAVAGILLLIPGVISDLLAVLVVLPPVQKFLKDKANNYVMNNQQKMMEMMAKQMGGAGGMGGQNPFGGMGGMGGQNPFGGMNNNQNPFGQQQQNPFGDVFKQNTTVDGTAKNIPKDVKKITRSANDE; translated from the coding sequence ATGGGTCAGATAGTTGGGATTGCCATCGTTTGGTTTATTATTGAGATGCTGGTCTGGTATTTAATTGCCCAGTTCACTAGCGGTTGGCTAGTGTTTATGTGGTTTATTATCGCCGCAGTCATTGGTATCTCGCTTATTCGTAAAGGTATGGTTGCCCTCAACCCTATGGCGCAGCAGATGAAAGCTGGTGGGATGATGAATCCGGCTATGCGTCCACAAGAGTCTACTATGCTTAAAAGTGTCGCTATGGCAGTAGCTGGTATCTTATTGTTGATACCAGGCGTCATTAGTGATTTGTTAGCAGTATTAGTAGTGCTACCGCCAGTACAGAAATTTCTCAAAGATAAAGCCAATAATTACGTTATGAATAATCAACAAAAAATGATGGAGATGATGGCTAAGCAAATGGGCGGTGCAGGCGGTATGGGTGGACAAAATCCGTTTGGAGGAATGGGCGGTATGGGCGGACAAAACCCGTTTGGTGGTATGAATAATAACCAAAATCCTTTTGGTCAGCAGCAACAAAACCCTTTTGGGGATGTATTTAAGCAAAATACTACGGTAGATGGCACTGCCAAAAATATCCCAAAAGATGTGAAAAAAATTACGCGCTCTGCCAATGACGAATAA
- a CDS encoding glutamine--tRNA ligase/YqeY domain fusion protein has product MSDNVSNNTAKDEPKNDFIRNIIRDHVKANKYQQIVTRFPPEPNGYLHLGHVKSICLNFGVAQEFDGLCHLRYDDTNPTAEKQDYIDNIKKDVHWLGFEWAGEALHASSYFDQLYAWALQLIEQGDAYVDLQTPEQIRDNRGSFKEPGTPSPQRDASVADNLKLFTDMKDGKFADGEAVLRAKIDMADANMNMRDPIIYRVMHQQHHQTGDKWCIYPMYDFAHPLSDAIEGITHSLCTLEFEDHRPFYDWIVAKIGFEQPPHQYEFSRLNVDHTLTSKRKLKQLVDEGIVDGWDDPRMPTIAGMRRRGYTPEGLRDFCARVGIAKADGVTDMRLLEFSIRQSLDNTTARGMAVLKPLKVTITNFDEAISQWDTLKSDSVKARFDDETQTLWLTQPKHPNVDMGEREIPFTQTLYIDAGDYETQPPAGYKRLSPEKPEIRLRNTYVIAVTEHVLDDDGNVVELKATIDPATLGNNPEGRKVKGVIHWVSASQGVAATVRLYEPLFSVADPSSVDDVHQALNPNSLTVLNAVVEPSLVEAAAGTRFQFEREGYFISDESEHSREQPVFNQIVSLRDSYKPA; this is encoded by the coding sequence ATGAGTGACAACGTAAGCAATAACACGGCAAAAGATGAGCCGAAAAACGACTTTATCCGTAATATTATTCGTGACCATGTCAAAGCCAACAAGTATCAACAAATCGTCACCCGTTTTCCGCCAGAGCCTAATGGCTACTTGCATTTGGGCCATGTCAAATCTATCTGCCTAAACTTTGGGGTGGCCCAAGAGTTCGATGGCCTCTGTCATCTGCGCTACGACGACACCAATCCCACCGCTGAAAAGCAAGACTATATCGACAATATCAAAAAGGATGTGCACTGGTTAGGCTTTGAGTGGGCAGGAGAGGCGCTACATGCGTCCAGCTACTTTGATCAGCTCTATGCATGGGCGCTGCAACTGATCGAACAAGGCGATGCTTATGTTGATCTGCAAACGCCTGAACAAATCCGTGATAACCGCGGCTCTTTCAAAGAGCCTGGCACCCCGTCACCGCAGCGTGATGCAAGCGTCGCTGACAATTTAAAGCTATTTACCGATATGAAAGACGGCAAATTTGCTGATGGCGAAGCGGTACTACGTGCCAAGATCGATATGGCGGATGCCAATATGAATATGCGTGATCCGATTATTTACCGCGTCATGCATCAACAGCATCATCAAACCGGTGATAAATGGTGCATCTATCCGATGTATGATTTTGCTCATCCGTTATCAGATGCGATCGAGGGCATTACTCACTCGCTATGTACGCTTGAATTTGAAGATCATCGCCCTTTTTATGATTGGATCGTCGCCAAGATTGGCTTTGAGCAGCCGCCTCATCAGTACGAGTTCTCACGCTTAAATGTCGATCATACTTTGACTAGTAAGCGTAAGCTTAAGCAGCTGGTCGATGAGGGTATTGTTGATGGCTGGGATGATCCGCGTATGCCGACTATCGCTGGCATGCGTCGCCGTGGCTATACGCCTGAAGGTCTACGCGACTTTTGTGCGCGCGTGGGTATTGCCAAAGCAGACGGTGTTACCGATATGCGCTTGCTAGAATTTAGTATTCGCCAGTCACTTGATAACACCACAGCGCGCGGTATGGCGGTACTCAAACCACTCAAAGTCACTATTACTAATTTCGATGAAGCGATAAGCCAATGGGACACGCTAAAATCCGATAGCGTCAAGGCACGCTTTGATGATGAGACCCAGACGCTTTGGCTTACTCAGCCTAAGCATCCTAACGTTGATATGGGCGAGCGCGAGATTCCATTTACCCAAACGCTTTATATCGATGCAGGCGACTATGAGACCCAGCCGCCAGCGGGTTACAAGCGCTTATCTCCTGAAAAGCCTGAGATCCGTCTGCGTAACACCTATGTAATAGCGGTGACTGAGCATGTATTAGATGATGATGGTAACGTGGTAGAGCTAAAAGCCACTATTGATCCGGCGACTTTAGGTAATAATCCTGAAGGCCGTAAAGTAAAAGGCGTTATTCATTGGGTCTCAGCTAGCCAAGGAGTTGCGGCTACAGTGCGTCTTTATGAGCCATTATTTAGCGTAGCCGATCCTAGTAGTGTCGATGATGTCCATCAAGCGCTCAATCCTAACTCGCTAACCGTACTAAACGCAGTGGTTGAGCCCTCATTAGTAGAAGCTGCTGCTGGTACGCGCTTTCAGTTTGAGCGTGAAGGCTATTTTATCTCAGATGAGAGTGAGCATAGCCGTGAGCAGCCGGTGTTTAATCAGATCGTTAGCTTGCGTGACAGTTATAAGCCCGCTTAG
- the ruvC gene encoding crossover junction endodeoxyribonuclease RuvC — protein sequence MAIIIGIDPGSRMTGYGIVQQTGDKLTYIDAGTIRTDTKEMPERLKRIFNGLTRITQHHLKYADEPIYTAIEQVFMAENPDSALKLGQARGAAIAAMVALDLEVSEYTARQIKQAVCGYGAAAKEQVQEMVCRILALEVVPQQDAADGLACAICHAHSSHSMNKLILNSALRGRSSSKKKGRWRLSEEDLGNLR from the coding sequence ATGGCAATTATTATTGGGATTGATCCTGGCTCGCGGATGACGGGTTATGGCATCGTTCAGCAAACGGGCGATAAGCTTACTTACATTGATGCCGGAACGATTCGTACTGATACTAAAGAGATGCCTGAGCGCCTCAAACGTATTTTTAATGGCTTGACGCGTATCACTCAACATCATCTTAAGTATGCTGATGAGCCTATTTATACCGCTATTGAGCAAGTGTTCATGGCGGAGAACCCTGACTCTGCCCTAAAATTAGGTCAAGCACGCGGTGCCGCTATCGCAGCGATGGTCGCTTTAGATTTGGAAGTGTCCGAATATACCGCTCGGCAAATAAAGCAAGCGGTCTGTGGTTATGGTGCAGCGGCCAAAGAGCAAGTACAAGAGATGGTCTGTCGTATTTTGGCGTTAGAAGTAGTACCACAGCAGGACGCCGCTGATGGCCTTGCCTGCGCGATTTGTCACGCGCATTCAAGCCATTCGATGAATAAGCTGATCCTCAATAGTGCGCTACGAGGGCGTAGCTCTTCTAAGAAAAAAGGACGCTGGCGTTTGAGTGAAGAGGACTTGGGCAACCTACGCTAA